A genomic region of Papaver somniferum cultivar HN1 chromosome 7, ASM357369v1, whole genome shotgun sequence contains the following coding sequences:
- the LOC113292890 gene encoding peroxidase 57-like gives MKSFGVVVVLLVLLNLSSCHGALQAGFYNGKCGTNNVESIIRNVVRQRFSRDPTIVAALLRLQFHDCFVTGCDASLLLDGPSSEKTSPPNFSVRGYDLIDQIKSALERACPRLVSCADIIAVATRDAVALARGMNYRVQTGRRDGFSGQARNVNLPGPSISVPSSIAFFGSKGFTVRDMVLLIGGGHTVGITHCSFIQDRLFNHRNTGRPDPSMNPTLRNQLRGRCPQGSPIDNLINLDQTPGSSLVVDNGSYRQARAGRAIFEIDQSMASHRSTSGIVFSLANNGASFQTQFGAAMIKMGALQVLTGRSGEIRRTCRRRN, from the exons ATGAAGAGTTTTGGAGTTGTTGTAGTTCTTCTGGTTTTGCTTAACTTGTCAAGCTGCCATGGCGCTTTGCAAGCAGGATTTTACAATGGCAAGTGTGGAACGAATAATGTAGAATCCATCATCAGAAATGTTGTGCGCCAAAGGTTTTCGAGAGACCCTACTATTGTTGCTGCACTCCTCCGATTGCAATTCCATGATTGTTTTGTTACG GGATGTGATGCGTCCCTGCTCCTGGATGGCCCTTCAAGTGAAAAAACATCGCCTCCAAACTTTAGCGTCAGAGGCTATGACCTTATCGATCAAATTAAGTCTGCACTTGAGAGAGCTTGCCCTAGACTCGTCTCCTGTGCTGATATCATTGCCGTCGCTACTAGAGATGCCGTCGCTTTG GCTAGAGGGATGAATTACAGAGTACAAACAGGAAGGAGAGATGGTTTTTCTGGCCAAGCTAGAAATGTCAACCTCCCAGGCCCTTCAATCTCAGTCCCCTCATCCATAGCTTTCTTTGGCAGCAAAGGTTTCACTGTTAGAGATATGGTTCTTCTTATAG GTGGAGGTCATACCGTAGGGATAACACATTGTTCATTTATCCAAGATAGACTCTTCAATCACAGAAACACTGGTAGACCCGATCCATCCATGAATCCCACTCTACGTAATCAACTGAGAGGAAGGTGTCCCCAAGGATCACCGATCGACAACTTGATCAATCTAGACCAAACACCTGGTAGTTCTTTAGTCGTTGATAATGGTTCTTACAGACAGGCAAGAGCAGGGAGAGCAATTTTTGAAATCGATCAATCCATGGCATCCCACCGTTCGACTAGTGGAATCGTTTTTTCCTTGGCAAACAATGGagcaagtttccaaactcaatttGGTGCAGCCATGATCAAAATGGGAGCTCTTCAAGTTCTCACAGGCAGGAGCGGAGAAATTCGAAGAACTTGCCGTCGCCGGAATTAG